In Carassius auratus strain Wakin unplaced genomic scaffold, ASM336829v1 scaf_tig00214480, whole genome shotgun sequence, a single genomic region encodes these proteins:
- the LOC113092122 gene encoding serine/threonine-protein kinase pim-2-like isoform X1 gives MGLLSRLKKATGLESVREPCVHPKDSPIMTENRQPAPVGALETDVGRKMKSFWKWAALHFVSRRKGTYDLAKAEEKYGTEAETQWRDNDGPAPGDLLDAKEQQKRSVLDKNQSELCVHPKDGPITSESHHPHLSVSAAEIDEGREEEEKKKKKSFWKWAAHHFPCSGAGRYNLSEAEEKCWKEAATQWRDSDDPTPEDLLAAKEQQEHSVLDKSHICRQYKIGCKLGEGGFGFVYEGTRRKDGLQVAIKFSNKMPTTTSIRVPGHLKRLPMEIGLMLMANNGPSVSQIIKLFDWEDDKDHYVIVMERPVPCVDLFSFLKLCGGSLDEGKARCIMLQVIEAAKTCCDRGVFHHDIKLQNLLVNQDTMEVKLIDFGCGAVMKKSAFKSFSGTRMYCPPEFEAKGMCHAKPTTVWTLGILLFVMVCGHFPTYLDVSLISQKSWIRLILTHECCQMICDCLHQDPQKRLSLDEMHLHDWFKYTK, from the exons ATGGGACTGCTTTCTAGACTAAAAAAAGCGACTGGTTTGGAGAGTGTACGAGAACCCTGTGTACACCCCAAAGACTCCCCCATCATGACGGAGAACCGTCAACCGGCGCCGGTTGGTGCTCTTGAGACCGATGTAGGGAGAAAGATGAAGAGCTTCTGGAAGTGGGCCGCTCTTCACTTTGTTTCCCGCAGAAAGGGAACATATGACCTGGCCAAAGCTGAGGAGAAATACGGGACAGAGGCAGAAACACAGTGGAGAGATAACGATG GTCCAGCTCCTGGAGACCTCCTTGATGCTAAAGAACAGCAGAAACGCAGCGTCCTGGACAAGA ACCAGAGTGAACTCTGTGTACATCCTAAAGATGGCCCCATCACGTCAGAGAGCCATCATCCTCATCTGTCTGTTAGTGCTGCTGAGATTGATGaagggagagaggaggaggagaagaagaagaagaagagcttcTGGAAGTGGGCCGCTCATCACTTTCCTTGCAGTGGAGCTGGAAGATATAATCTGTCCGAAGCCGAGGAGAAATGCTGGAAAGAGGCGGCAACACAGTGGAGAGATAGCGATG ATCCAACTCCTGAAGACCTCCTTGCTGCTAAGGAACAGCAGGAACACAGCGTCCTGGACAAGA GCCATATTTGCAGGCAATATAAAATCGGCTGCAAGCTGGGTGAAGGAGGGTTTGGCTTTGTGTATGAAGGGACCCGCCGCAAGGATGGACTTcag GTGGCTATAAAGTTTTCAAATAAGATGCCAACCACGACATCTATCAGAGTG CCTGGTCATCTCAAACGTCTGCCAATGGAGATTGGCCTGATGCTCATGGCCAACAATGGACCCAGCGTTTCCCAGATCATTAAGCTGTTTGACTGGGAGGATGACAAAGATCACTACGTGATAGTCATGGAGCGACCAGTGCCTTGTgtggatttgtttagttttttgaaactttgtggAGGAAGCCTTGATGAGGGCAAGGCACGATGTATTATGTTGCAAGTCATTGAAGCCGCTAAAACTTGCTGTGATCGTGGCGTCTTCCATCATGACATAAAACTACAAAACCTTCTGGTGAACCAGGACACCATGGAGGTCAAATTAATTGACTTCGGGTGTGGTGCAGTCATGAAGAAATCTGCCTTCAAATCCTTTAGTG GCACGAGAATGTACTGTCCACCTGAGTTCGAAGCCAAAGGCATGTGCCATGCAAAGCCGACCACAGTGTGGACTCTTGGGATTCTTCTGTTCGTAATGGTGTGCGGCCATTTTCCCACATACCTCGATGTGAGCTTGATCAGTCAGAAAAGCTGGATCAGGCTCATCCTGACACATG AATGCTGCCAGATGATTTGTGATTGTCTGCATCAGGATCCACAGAAGAGACTCAGTCTGGACGAGATGCATCTCCACGACTGGTTTAAG tacacGAAGTAA
- the LOC113092123 gene encoding uncharacterized protein LOC113092123 isoform X2, protein MYKDIFNGSPISRVTMETQSEKKRAAYFTEAELEVLMHAYEEFKPIILKRSNTAASAKARELAWQKITDRVNACNPSGATRTLSQVKMKHKNILQKANRKKTEARLTGGGPPPPPLTPSEELALSLNKGRPVVAGIPGGSSSHILCTTSDGEKRVKYTDGRIVLLDSPERTQSVTVDEDDDADEETTSAVTEVDNAGRSTEYIPRDLPTDEGPSASAHNLSREMKK, encoded by the exons atgtataaagacattttcaatggATCGCCGATTTCACGAGTCACCATGGAAACTCAAAGCGAAAAAAAGAGAGCCGCGTATTTCACAGAGGCGGAGTTGGAAGTTTTAATGCATGCTTATGAGGAGTTTAagccaataatattaaaaagaagcAATACAGCTGCATCGGCTAAAGCAAGAGAGTTGGCTTGGCAAAAAATAACGGACAGAGTAAATGC gTGTAATCCTTCTGGAGCCACAAGAACTTTAAGCCAagtcaaaatgaaacacaaaaacattctgcaaaaag CTAACAGAAAAAAGACTGAAGCCCGTCTAACTGGCGGGGGGCCACCACCACCTCCCCTCACCCCATCTGAGGAGCTGGCTCTGTCCCTTAATAAAGGGCGACCAGTGGTTGCTGGCATTCCAGGGGGCAGTTCATCACACATACTATGCACTACAAGTGATGGTGAAAAAAGGGTGAAAT ATACTGATGGACGGATTGTATTATTGGACTCTCCAGAAAGAACACAGTCTGTCACAGTT gatgaagatgatgatgccGATGAAGAGACCACATCTGCTGTGACAGAAGTGGACAATGCTGGTAGATCCACTGAG TACATACCTAGGGATTTGCCCACAGATGAGGGTCCTTCAGCCTCAGCACACAATCTAAGCAGG gaaatgaagaaataa
- the LOC113092122 gene encoding serine/threonine-protein kinase pim-2-like isoform X2, translated as MTENRQPAPVGALETDVGRKMKSFWKWAALHFVSRRKGTYDLAKAEEKYGTEAETQWRDNDGPAPGDLLDAKEQQKRSVLDKNQSELCVHPKDGPITSESHHPHLSVSAAEIDEGREEEEKKKKKSFWKWAAHHFPCSGAGRYNLSEAEEKCWKEAATQWRDSDDPTPEDLLAAKEQQEHSVLDKSHICRQYKIGCKLGEGGFGFVYEGTRRKDGLQVAIKFSNKMPTTTSIRVPGHLKRLPMEIGLMLMANNGPSVSQIIKLFDWEDDKDHYVIVMERPVPCVDLFSFLKLCGGSLDEGKARCIMLQVIEAAKTCCDRGVFHHDIKLQNLLVNQDTMEVKLIDFGCGAVMKKSAFKSFSGTRMYCPPEFEAKGMCHAKPTTVWTLGILLFVMVCGHFPTYLDVSLISQKSWIRLILTHECCQMICDCLHQDPQKRLSLDEMHLHDWFKYTK; from the exons ATGACGGAGAACCGTCAACCGGCGCCGGTTGGTGCTCTTGAGACCGATGTAGGGAGAAAGATGAAGAGCTTCTGGAAGTGGGCCGCTCTTCACTTTGTTTCCCGCAGAAAGGGAACATATGACCTGGCCAAAGCTGAGGAGAAATACGGGACAGAGGCAGAAACACAGTGGAGAGATAACGATG GTCCAGCTCCTGGAGACCTCCTTGATGCTAAAGAACAGCAGAAACGCAGCGTCCTGGACAAGA ACCAGAGTGAACTCTGTGTACATCCTAAAGATGGCCCCATCACGTCAGAGAGCCATCATCCTCATCTGTCTGTTAGTGCTGCTGAGATTGATGaagggagagaggaggaggagaagaagaagaagaagagcttcTGGAAGTGGGCCGCTCATCACTTTCCTTGCAGTGGAGCTGGAAGATATAATCTGTCCGAAGCCGAGGAGAAATGCTGGAAAGAGGCGGCAACACAGTGGAGAGATAGCGATG ATCCAACTCCTGAAGACCTCCTTGCTGCTAAGGAACAGCAGGAACACAGCGTCCTGGACAAGA GCCATATTTGCAGGCAATATAAAATCGGCTGCAAGCTGGGTGAAGGAGGGTTTGGCTTTGTGTATGAAGGGACCCGCCGCAAGGATGGACTTcag GTGGCTATAAAGTTTTCAAATAAGATGCCAACCACGACATCTATCAGAGTG CCTGGTCATCTCAAACGTCTGCCAATGGAGATTGGCCTGATGCTCATGGCCAACAATGGACCCAGCGTTTCCCAGATCATTAAGCTGTTTGACTGGGAGGATGACAAAGATCACTACGTGATAGTCATGGAGCGACCAGTGCCTTGTgtggatttgtttagttttttgaaactttgtggAGGAAGCCTTGATGAGGGCAAGGCACGATGTATTATGTTGCAAGTCATTGAAGCCGCTAAAACTTGCTGTGATCGTGGCGTCTTCCATCATGACATAAAACTACAAAACCTTCTGGTGAACCAGGACACCATGGAGGTCAAATTAATTGACTTCGGGTGTGGTGCAGTCATGAAGAAATCTGCCTTCAAATCCTTTAGTG GCACGAGAATGTACTGTCCACCTGAGTTCGAAGCCAAAGGCATGTGCCATGCAAAGCCGACCACAGTGTGGACTCTTGGGATTCTTCTGTTCGTAATGGTGTGCGGCCATTTTCCCACATACCTCGATGTGAGCTTGATCAGTCAGAAAAGCTGGATCAGGCTCATCCTGACACATG AATGCTGCCAGATGATTTGTGATTGTCTGCATCAGGATCCACAGAAGAGACTCAGTCTGGACGAGATGCATCTCCACGACTGGTTTAAG tacacGAAGTAA
- the LOC113092123 gene encoding uncharacterized protein LOC113092123 isoform X1, whose translation MYKDIFNGSPISRVTMETQSEKKRAAYFTEAELEVLMHAYEEFKPIILKRSNTAASAKARELAWQKITDRVNACNPSGATRTLSQVKMKHKNILQKANRKKTEARLTGGGPPPPPLTPSEELALSLNKGRPVVAGIPGGSSSHILCTTSDGEKRVKYTDGRIVLLDSPERTQSVTVDEDDDADEETTSAVTEVDNAGRSTEYIPRDLPTDEGPSASAHNLSRVRICVHVSIF comes from the exons atgtataaagacattttcaatggATCGCCGATTTCACGAGTCACCATGGAAACTCAAAGCGAAAAAAAGAGAGCCGCGTATTTCACAGAGGCGGAGTTGGAAGTTTTAATGCATGCTTATGAGGAGTTTAagccaataatattaaaaagaagcAATACAGCTGCATCGGCTAAAGCAAGAGAGTTGGCTTGGCAAAAAATAACGGACAGAGTAAATGC gTGTAATCCTTCTGGAGCCACAAGAACTTTAAGCCAagtcaaaatgaaacacaaaaacattctgcaaaaag CTAACAGAAAAAAGACTGAAGCCCGTCTAACTGGCGGGGGGCCACCACCACCTCCCCTCACCCCATCTGAGGAGCTGGCTCTGTCCCTTAATAAAGGGCGACCAGTGGTTGCTGGCATTCCAGGGGGCAGTTCATCACACATACTATGCACTACAAGTGATGGTGAAAAAAGGGTGAAAT ATACTGATGGACGGATTGTATTATTGGACTCTCCAGAAAGAACACAGTCTGTCACAGTT gatgaagatgatgatgccGATGAAGAGACCACATCTGCTGTGACAGAAGTGGACAATGCTGGTAGATCCACTGAG TACATACCTAGGGATTTGCCCACAGATGAGGGTCCTTCAGCCTCAGCACACAATCTAAGCAGGGTAAGAATTTGTGTCCATGtgtccatattttaa
- the LOC113092124 gene encoding putative nuclease HARBI1 gives MYSLCTHFILPKLSVSGFPNVIGCIDGTHIPIKAPSINEGDYVNRKSIHSINVQVICEATQIITNVEAKWPGSVHDARIFRESSLCQTFQQGQYNGYLLGDRGYPCLPYLMTPYPEPEPGPQTRFNLAHSRTRAKVEMTIGILKSRFQCLRGLRVSPERACDIIVACVVLHNIATIRGESHPPCIEEDGPEEHRQILEANRDGRLLRDRICQNYFY, from the exons atgtattccttatgcacacacttcatacttccaaaactttctgtttcagggtttccaaatgtaattgggtgcattgatggcactcacattcctattaaagctccatcaataaatgagggagactaTGTTAATAGGAAATCTATTCATAGTATCAATGTGCag GTAATATGTGAGGCAACCCAAATCATCACCAATGTCGAGGCAAAATGGCCAGGATCTGTGCATGATGCCAGAATTTTCCGCGAGTCATCATTATGCCAGACATTTCAGCAGG GACAGTACAATGGTTACTTGCTGGGGGACAGAGGATACCCTTGTCTGCCCTATTTAATGACACCCTACCCTGAACCTGAGCCTGGACCACAGACACGGTTTAACCTGGCTCACAGCCGAACACGGGCCAAGGTGGAGATGACtatagggatcctcaaatctcggTTTCAGTGTCTGCGTGGGCTCCGGGTTAGTCCAGAGAGGGCATGCGACATTATTGTGGCTTGTGTTGTGCTTCACAATATTGCCACTATAAGAGGAGAGAGCCACCCTCCTTGTATTGAGGAAGATGGCCCAGAGGAACACCGACAGATTTTAGAGGCCAACAGAGACGGAAGACTTTTGAGAGACAGGATttgtcaaaattacttttattag